From a region of the Paenibacillus sp. R14(2021) genome:
- the coaE gene encoding dephospho-CoA kinase (Dephospho-CoA kinase (CoaE) performs the final step in coenzyme A biosynthesis.), whose protein sequence is MKLGLTGGIACGKSTVSAMLVSRGAKLVDADQAAREVVLPGQPALAAIVAEFGQAVLNEDGTMNRAEVGKLVFGNRERLTTLESILHPAIRSHMWAQILAYEAEDRAQLIVADIPLLYEAGQDQAYEAVMVVYAPRAVQIERLMTRNALTEEQAEQRIRLQMDIEEKRSRADYVIDNSGTLEETSQQVDRFWQEQGLP, encoded by the coding sequence GTGAAACTGGGATTGACCGGCGGGATCGCTTGCGGCAAGAGCACTGTATCTGCCATGCTTGTATCGCGCGGCGCCAAGCTTGTCGATGCCGACCAGGCAGCCCGGGAAGTCGTGCTTCCCGGCCAGCCTGCGCTGGCGGCGATTGTCGCCGAGTTTGGACAAGCCGTATTAAATGAGGACGGGACGATGAATCGGGCGGAGGTCGGCAAGCTGGTGTTCGGCAACCGCGAACGGCTGACGACATTGGAATCGATTCTGCATCCCGCGATTCGCAGCCATATGTGGGCCCAGATTCTTGCCTATGAAGCGGAAGATCGAGCGCAGCTGATCGTTGCGGATATTCCCTTGCTGTATGAAGCGGGACAAGACCAAGCCTATGAGGCTGTCATGGTTGTATATGCGCCGCGAGCTGTTCAGATCGAACGGCTGATGACGCGCAACGCGCTGACGGAGGAGCAGGCGGAGCAGCGAATCCGCTTGCAGATGGATATCGAAGAGAAACGAAGCCGCGCGGATTACGTGATTGATAACAGCGGCACGCTGGAGGAGACGAGCCAGCAGGTTGACCGGTTTTGGCAGGAGCAGGGATTGCCATGA
- a CDS encoding MntP/YtaF family protein has product MLIHAASLLLLAFAVSLDGFGVGVTYGLRRIRIPLLSIIIIAFCSGLVVWLSMQIGAVLSGYMPPITAKWIGAVLLMLIGAYALFQLWQRRHAEAEAEPAEPPVEAEGEAGATAAEPLTAKPTASTIVILELKRLGIVIQILRTPQMADVDRSGIISSSEAILLGFALSLDSFGAGLGAAMVGFNPLLTALVISTSSGVFLLAGMRLGFRFAAWRGMRTLSVLPGIMLIIMGLIRLM; this is encoded by the coding sequence TTGCTCATTCATGCTGCATCATTGCTGCTGCTTGCTTTTGCCGTTAGTTTGGATGGTTTCGGCGTCGGTGTGACATATGGCCTTAGGCGGATTCGTATTCCGCTGCTGTCGATTATTATCATTGCGTTCTGCTCAGGTCTTGTTGTTTGGCTGTCCATGCAAATCGGCGCGGTGCTGTCCGGTTATATGCCGCCCATCACGGCGAAGTGGATCGGTGCCGTGCTTCTCATGCTCATCGGCGCCTACGCGTTATTCCAGCTATGGCAGCGCAGGCATGCCGAGGCGGAAGCCGAACCTGCTGAGCCGCCGGTTGAAGCGGAAGGGGAAGCTGGAGCGACTGCAGCTGAGCCGCTTACCGCTAAGCCTACGGCGTCGACGATCGTCATCCTGGAGCTGAAACGGCTCGGGATCGTCATCCAAATTTTGCGCACGCCGCAAATGGCCGACGTCGACCGTTCCGGCATTATCTCTTCGTCGGAGGCGATCCTGCTCGGTTTTGCGCTGTCGCTCGACAGCTTCGGTGCAGGGCTGGGTGCCGCGATGGTCGGTTTCAATCCGCTGCTAACGGCGCTTGTCATTTCTACGTCGAGCGGAGTGTTCCTGCTTGCGGGCATGCGTCTTGGGTTCAGGTTCGCGGCTTGGCGCGGGATGCGGACGTTATCGGTGCTGCCGGGCATTATGCTGATCATTATGGGTCTTATACGGCTTATGTAG
- the mutM gene encoding DNA-formamidopyrimidine glycosylase, with translation MPELPEVETVRRTLNELVAGKRIERVTVSLPRIIQRPAEPEAFAAALAGHTIQTVERRGKFLRILLDGLVLVSHLRMEGRYGVYAKDEPVELHTHVRFHFDDGTELRYKDVRQFGTMHLFAPGDDLVQAPLKKLGLEPLDETFTLAAFKRVVAHRTTKIKPLLLNQEYVVGLGNIYVDEALFTAGIHPERTANSLKAPEWSRLYDAIRSTLGRAVDVGGSSIKSYVNGQGEMGMFQHQLLVYGRGSEPCSRCGRIIEKTVVGGRGTHICLACQPLPKLRSGQATRQIRHE, from the coding sequence ATGCCTGAATTACCGGAAGTTGAAACCGTTCGGCGAACGCTGAATGAGCTTGTTGCAGGCAAACGGATCGAGCGGGTAACCGTGTCGCTTCCGCGAATTATACAACGGCCAGCGGAGCCGGAAGCTTTCGCAGCCGCGCTGGCGGGACACACTATTCAAACCGTGGAGCGCAGAGGCAAATTTCTGCGCATCCTGCTGGACGGCCTCGTGCTCGTCTCCCATCTTCGGATGGAAGGGCGATACGGCGTTTACGCCAAGGATGAGCCAGTAGAATTGCATACGCACGTGAGATTTCACTTCGACGACGGCACGGAGCTGCGTTATAAGGATGTGCGCCAATTCGGAACGATGCATCTCTTCGCGCCAGGCGACGATCTTGTGCAAGCGCCGCTGAAGAAGCTCGGTCTCGAGCCGCTGGATGAGACCTTCACACTGGCGGCTTTCAAGCGTGTCGTCGCGCATCGCACGACCAAGATCAAGCCGCTGCTGCTGAACCAGGAATATGTGGTCGGGCTCGGCAATATTTATGTAGATGAGGCGCTCTTTACGGCCGGCATACATCCGGAGCGAACGGCAAACTCGTTGAAAGCGCCGGAATGGAGCAGGCTGTACGACGCGATTCGTTCTACGCTGGGCCGCGCGGTAGATGTCGGCGGCTCCTCGATCAAGTCTTACGTCAACGGACAGGGCGAGATGGGGATGTTTCAGCATCAGCTGCTGGTCTACGGCAGGGGCAGCGAGCCTTGCAGCCGATGCGGCCGCATTATTGAGAAAACGGTCGTGGGCGGACGCGGCACGCATATTTGCCTAGCCTGTCAGCCCCTTCCGAAGCTCCGCAGCGGCCAAGCCACGCGCCAAATAAGGCACGAGTAG
- the polA gene encoding DNA polymerase I, with protein MDKWVLIDGNSIIYRAFFAMPPLTNSAGLHTNAVYGFTTMLLKLLEEEKPTHMLVAFDAGKVTFRHEGYTEYKGGRQKTPPELSEQFPVLKELLKSFGIAQYELAGYEADDIIGTLSRLADESGVETVVVSGDKDMLQLASDHVTIALTRKGVSEVDRYDPAEINERYGLTPLQIIDLKGLMGDTSDNIPGIPGVGEKTALKLLHDYGSVEGVLANTAELKGKMKEKVEMHQDDAVMSKKLATIFREVPLENKTDELLYNGYDANSLSDMFRKLEFKSLIERLALPEAGGAGEVAALAVPTYKVVSAGSLDAGALTELLTQSESLYIEAIGENPHIARLVGLAVAGGDRIVTLTYDELMDKAVSAPVRAWLEDEQAPKRGYDLHKAELALSWLGIELRGVVFDALLAAYLLDPTESSQTLASLIQRQGLASIQTDEAVYGKGAKLQVPAGEVLANHLAAKADAVRRLVPLLSAELAQGHMTKLNEELEQPLAVVLAGMEKQGIKVNPAVLEDLGTELEKGISQYMSDIYTYAGMEFNINSPKQLGDVLFEKLGLPVIKKTKTGYSTDAEVLEKLEPYHEIVKLILHYRQLAKLQSTYVEGLLKEIRRDTGKVHTYYRQTIAATGRLSSQFPNLQNIPIRLEEGRRIRKAFVPSEPGWTILAADYSQIELRVLAHISGDEKMKEAFIADTDIHTKTAMDVFGVAAEEVDANMRRQAKAVNFGIVYGISDFGLSNNLSISRKDAARFIEQYFTAFQGVRAYMDTIVAQARKDGYVTTLLERRRYLPDIKASNFNLRSFAERTAMNTPIQGTAADIIKLAMVKMDRALRERGLRSRMLLQVHDELVFEVPADELELMKTLLPEVMESALALDVPLKADVSYGDNWYEAK; from the coding sequence ATGGATAAATGGGTGTTAATTGACGGTAACAGTATCATCTACAGGGCGTTCTTTGCCATGCCGCCGCTGACGAATTCGGCTGGACTGCATACGAATGCGGTATACGGATTTACGACGATGCTGCTGAAGCTGCTGGAAGAAGAGAAGCCGACGCATATGCTGGTTGCTTTTGACGCCGGCAAGGTGACGTTCCGCCACGAAGGGTACACGGAATATAAGGGCGGACGCCAGAAGACGCCGCCGGAGCTGTCGGAGCAATTCCCTGTGCTGAAGGAACTGCTGAAGTCCTTTGGCATCGCGCAGTATGAGCTGGCGGGCTATGAGGCGGACGATATAATTGGCACGCTCAGCCGACTTGCGGACGAGAGCGGCGTCGAGACCGTCGTCGTCTCGGGCGACAAGGATATGCTGCAGCTGGCATCGGACCATGTTACGATCGCGCTGACCCGCAAGGGCGTCAGCGAGGTGGATCGCTATGATCCGGCTGAAATCAACGAACGATACGGGCTAACGCCGCTGCAAATCATCGACCTAAAGGGTCTGATGGGCGATACGTCCGATAATATACCGGGCATTCCGGGCGTCGGGGAGAAAACCGCGCTGAAGCTGCTGCACGACTACGGCTCCGTCGAGGGTGTTCTTGCGAATACGGCTGAGCTGAAAGGCAAGATGAAAGAAAAAGTAGAAATGCATCAAGACGATGCGGTCATGAGCAAGAAGCTGGCGACCATCTTCCGCGAAGTGCCGCTGGAAAACAAAACGGACGAGCTGCTGTACAACGGTTACGATGCGAATTCATTATCGGACATGTTCCGCAAGCTGGAGTTCAAATCGCTCATCGAGCGCTTGGCGCTGCCGGAAGCGGGGGGAGCAGGAGAAGTTGCCGCCTTGGCCGTACCGACATATAAAGTCGTATCTGCAGGTTCACTCGATGCAGGCGCGCTGACAGAGCTGTTGACTCAATCGGAGAGTCTCTATATTGAGGCGATCGGAGAGAATCCGCACATTGCCAGGCTGGTCGGCCTGGCCGTTGCGGGCGGTGACCGCATCGTTACGCTGACCTATGACGAACTGATGGATAAGGCTGTCTCCGCGCCGGTACGAGCATGGCTGGAGGACGAGCAGGCGCCGAAGCGGGGCTACGACCTGCACAAAGCGGAGCTTGCACTGAGCTGGCTTGGCATCGAGCTGCGCGGCGTCGTATTCGATGCGCTGCTCGCGGCGTATCTGCTGGATCCGACGGAGTCCAGCCAAACGCTTGCCTCGCTGATCCAGCGTCAAGGCCTCGCCTCGATCCAGACGGATGAAGCCGTTTACGGCAAGGGAGCGAAGCTGCAGGTGCCAGCAGGCGAGGTGCTCGCTAACCATCTGGCTGCCAAGGCCGATGCCGTGCGCAGGCTCGTGCCGCTGCTGTCGGCGGAGCTTGCGCAGGGGCATATGACAAAGCTGAACGAGGAGCTCGAACAGCCGCTTGCCGTCGTCCTTGCAGGGATGGAGAAGCAGGGCATTAAGGTGAATCCGGCCGTGCTTGAAGATCTGGGCACTGAGCTTGAGAAGGGTATCTCTCAATATATGAGCGACATCTATACCTATGCCGGCATGGAGTTCAACATCAATTCGCCGAAGCAGCTGGGCGACGTGCTGTTTGAGAAGCTGGGTCTTCCGGTTATTAAGAAGACGAAGACGGGTTATTCCACCGATGCGGAAGTGCTGGAGAAGCTGGAGCCATACCACGAGATTGTGAAGCTGATTCTGCACTACCGTCAGCTGGCCAAGCTGCAGTCCACGTACGTTGAGGGACTACTGAAGGAGATTCGCCGCGACACGGGCAAGGTTCATACCTACTATAGGCAGACGATTGCCGCGACGGGCCGGTTGTCGAGCCAATTCCCGAATCTGCAGAACATCCCGATCCGGCTGGAGGAAGGCCGCCGTATCCGCAAGGCGTTCGTTCCTTCGGAGCCGGGCTGGACCATCCTCGCGGCGGACTATTCGCAGATCGAGCTTCGCGTGCTGGCGCATATATCCGGCGACGAGAAGATGAAGGAAGCATTTATCGCGGATACAGACATCCATACGAAGACCGCTATGGACGTGTTTGGTGTTGCGGCTGAGGAAGTCGACGCCAACATGCGCCGCCAAGCAAAGGCTGTCAATTTCGGCATCGTGTACGGTATCAGCGATTTCGGTTTATCGAACAACCTGAGCATCTCGCGGAAAGACGCGGCGCGTTTCATCGAGCAGTACTTTACCGCATTCCAAGGGGTTCGCGCTTATATGGATACCATCGTGGCGCAGGCGCGCAAGGATGGTTATGTGACGACACTGCTTGAACGCCGCAGGTATCTGCCTGATATCAAGGCGTCGAACTTCAATCTTCGCTCGTTCGCCGAACGGACGGCGATGAACACGCCGATTCAAGGCACGGCAGCCGATATTATCAAGCTTGCCATGGTGAAGATGGACCGCGCGCTGCGCGAACGCGGGCTTCGAAGCCGCATGCTGCTTCAGGTACACGATGAGCTCGTCTTCGAGGTGCCGGCCGATGAGCTGGAGCTGATGAAGACACTGCTGCCCGAAGTGATGGAGAGCGCGCTTGCGCTGGATGTTCCGCTGAAGGCTGACGTCAGCTACGGTGACAATTGGTATGAGGCGAAGTAA